The sequence TCAGCTATCATCAGTACTTAGAAGATGCATCCCTATTCAATATGAAAAGTGGATACTACAATTTTGACCGCGTACAGAAAGGGGAGCTGCTAGCCTATTATGAAGGAGAGCCGGTTGTTGCACCTGAAAAAGGTCTGATATTTATGCCTTTATATCAGAATAAGGGGAATGATGGATTTTTCATTCTTAAAGCTCGTTCTTCGTTCTGGTTAAAGTTGTCGTCCCTATTCCGTGATTCTTTCTTTAATAATTATCTGCAATACCTGCCGGGAGTGAAACTTGAGGGTGATGGTGTTTTTGAAGTTAATCTGAACGTGGCCCGTTTCTTTGTAAAGGAGGTTTTTCACCTGCTGGGATATCGAGTAATTAAGAAAGGTAAAGCGAAACTCATCTGTTATAAGCGCTAAATTTAATTCGCTTAAGAATTGGTTCTGAATCAGTAGTGAAATTAATTTTGTTGGGTGACTCACACTTTGCGTATGTTTGGAGACTGATTTCAGTAATAAACCTTTTCAGTTATTAATTGAATTTTTAAATGAAAAACGATTATGAATTTATTGATGGTTCCCGGCTTTCATCAGTGATTGAAGCACTGATTTTTGCCAGCGAAGAGCCGATTACCGGTTCTAAAATCCGGGACATTATTGTTGAAAATGAAGAGCAGATTGAGATTACTGAAGAAACGGTATCTGATTTCGTAGATAAGTTGAATGAGCGCTACGATGAAAACGGATTCAGCTTCAGGATCCAAGCAATGGGTGGGGGATATACCTTCGTAACCCAGAAAAAATACCACTATTGGCTCAGTATTTTTCAGCACGAAAATGCTTACAGAAAACTTTCACAATCAGCAATTGAGTCGCTCGCTATAGTAGCCTACCGGCAGCCCATTACAAAACCAGAAGTGGACCAAATCCGCGGGGTTGACTCCGGATATATCCTGCGGCAGCTAATGGAAAAGGCTCTTATTGAAGTTTCAGGCAGAGCTGACAGCCCCGGAAAGCCATTGTTATATAGAACCACAAAACACTTTTTAAGGCACTTTGGAATCAATTCGGTAAGTGAGCTTCCAAAGCCGCGTGAAATTGACGAGATCCTAAAAGATGATGACATGGCCGAACATCGTCAGTTGTTAATGGAGCGTCAGCTTATGATTGATGAAATGGAAGAGGAAGAAGATGATGTGACGCCGGAGGAAATGGCTGATGAATTAATTTCAGAGTACGAGGAGAAGAAAACAGCAAAAGAAAATGATCAGGAAGAAGAGGTTGAAGAGGAATTGGATCAGCCCAAAAATGAGAATCATGAAGGAGAAACCAACGAGGAAGAATGAGTAAGAAAGGAAGACGGAAGAAAAATAAGGCAGACGATAAAAAAGCAGCAACGGTAGATCAAAATTATTCAAAAGAAGAGGAAATACGCCTTAACAAGTTTATAGCACATGCAGGCTTCTGCTCTCGCCGAGATGCAGATGATTACATTTCTGCCGGAAAAGTACAGGTTAATGGGGAAGTTACAACTGAGTTAGGAACTAAAGTCCGCAGGAAGGATACGGTTGTAGTAGACGGACAAAACCTCAGCCTTGAGCCTTTTGTGTATTTATTGCTTAATAAGGGAGAAAATGTAATTACAACCACCGATGATGAAAAAGACCGGACGACGGTGATGGATATCATTGAAGATGCAACAGGCTCGCGAGTATATCCGGTTGGGCGCTTGGATCGGAATACAACAGGATTGTTGGTTTTGACCAATGACGGAGATTTAGCTCATCGGCTGATGCACCCAAGCTACTCAATTCGAAAAACCTATCATGTAAAAACTGAAAAGCCACTCACTGAAAAGCAGCTGGGCGAATACCTGAAAGGCGTTGAACTTGAGGACGGAATAGCAAAGGCAAATCACGTGAAGCAGTTCGTTGATATGCCGGAAATGTTTGAAATATCGGTATTTGAAGGAAGAAACCGTTTGATTCGCAGGATGGTAGAATTCCACGGAACAGAAGTAACCAAGCTTAAAAGAGTGGAATATGCAGGGCTCACTTTAAAGAATGTTTCGATGGGGAGATGGAGATATCTTCGACAAAATGAAATTAATGCACTGCGAAAACACGTTAAGCTTGAGACATTAGACTTTAACAAAGAAAGGTAAACCAAAAGAGACTTCATGGAAATAAGCAGTATTTCGATTTCATCCGGACAGGTAAAATCAACAGAAGGATTACCAATCCGTTATGATTTGTATTCACCTATTTCAAGAAACGGACTCAGCTTTCCGGTCATAATATTTTTACATGGCTTTAAAGGATTTAAAGACTGGGGACCCTTCCCGGATATTTGCGAAGAAATGGCCCGAGCAGGATTTGGGGTTGTTGCCATGAATTTTTCTTTGAACGGAATTGGGGATGAGAAAACCGAATTTACCGAGATGGAATTGTTTGAACGAGAAACGCTCTCTCAAGATCTTGAAGACGTTGGTACGGTGATTGAAGCCCTTCAAAAAGGAGAGATCAGCGATAGCCATTCAAGCTTAAATACCGATAAAATTGGTTTGATAGGGCATTCACGTGGTGGCCAAACGGCTATTGCAGCGGCCGTTGAATATACTCCGGTTCAATGTATTGCCACCTGGTCGGCAGTTGCTGACTATCGGGATCGATGGTCTGATTCCATGAAAAAAGATTGGGAAGAGCAGGGATACACCGAAATTGAAAACAGCCGAACCGGCCAAAAAATGAAGCTCGGTAAGGTTGTATATGATGATGCTACAGAAAATGCTGAACGGGTTATTGCGATGGAACGGGTTGGCGAACTTCGAATTCCTACGCTGTTTATTCACGGACGGGACGACGAAACTGTGCCTTATACTGATTCAGAAAAATTACACATTGCCTGTGACGCCCGCGATAAAGAATTAAGATTGGTGGCCAATGGAACACACACTTATGGTGGTGCTCATCCTTTTGAAAGCCAGGACTTTCCAAAGCCTCTTGCTGAGGTCTTAGAGTGGACGGAAGGTTGGTTTGTAGAATATCTGCGATAAAAACTTTTCTCTGTTTAATTCTTTTTACACAGCATTAGTCTTAGCTACTTGATTAGCTTCGAAACTAACCTCACTTTTACTATTCGGTTACCATTAATAAGAAATAAACCAAAATCTATGAACTACGGAAAAGTTACTATAAATAGACTTGCAGTACTTTTGCTGAGTTTCACCTTTGTTATTGCAGGGTGTAAGACAGCAGAAAAAGCAGCAAGTTCATCTGAAGGCCCATCCCGGGGAATGCGAGGCGGCGGCCCAAGTGGTGATGGCGAAATGAAAAAGTACAGTGATGTCATCACTAAAGATGCAGAAACAGACGAAGGACTGTTTGATGTACATAAGGTTGAAGACAAATATTACTATGAAATCCCTGATGCCTTGTTAGGCCAGGAAATGTTATTAGTTACACGTGTTGCTAAAACAGCAGATAACCTCGGTTACGGTGGCGAAAAGCTTAACACTCAAATCGTAAGATGGGAAAAGAAGCAGGATAAAATTCTTCTTCGTCACATCTCCTATGAGAACGTTGCTTCAGAGACCAAGCCTATTTATGAAGCGGTAAGAAATTCTAACTTCGAGCCAATCATTGCTTCTTTTGATATTGAAGCTCTTAATCAGGATTCAACAGGTTCTGTGGTAGAGATAACCAGTATGTTCACTGATGATATCCCATCATTAGGATTAGACAGTGGCGATCGCCGGCAGTATCAGGTACGCCGCGTAGATGGTAGCCGAACTTTTATTGAGCACATCAATAGTTACCCGGAAAATATTGAAGCGCGAAACATCCTGACTTATGATGCAGGAAATCCACCTTCAAACTCTTCCACAGGGACTATTTCTATTGAACTGAATCACAGTATGATTGTGCTTCCTGAAGAAGAAATGCGCCCAAGAGATTATGATCAGCGGGTAGGATTCTTTAGTGTTTCTAAAACGGAATACACGGACGAAGCTCAAAAGGCAAAACAAATTCAGCATGTAACACGCTGGAAATTAGTACCTAAAGATAAAGAAGCCTACATGGCTTGGATGAATGGCGAGAGTGACGAGCTTGTAGAGCCGGAAAATCCTATTATCTATTATGTTGACCCTGCAACTCCAGAGAAGTGGAGAAAATATTTACTTCAGGGTGTTGATGACTGGCAAGTAGCTTTTGAAGCTGCCGGTTTCAAAAATGCAATTATGGGTAAATTACCTCCAACGAAGGAAGAAGATCCTGAGTTTAGCCCGGAAGATGTACGTTATTCGGTGATTCGTTACTTCGCATCTCCGGTACAGAATGCATACGGACCACATGTTCATGATCCACGTACCGGTCAGATTCTTGAAAGTGATATCGGTTGGTACCATAACGTAATGAACCTTCTCAGAAACTGGTTCTTCATCCAAACAGCAGCAGCTAACCCTGATGCCCGCGGTGTAGAATTTGACGATGAGATTATGGGTGAATTGATCCGATTTGTATCTGCTCACGAAGTAGGTCACACACTTGGTTTCCCACATAACTTTGGTTCAAGTTACGCTTTCACGGTAGAACAGCTTCGCGATCCGGAATTTACTTCTACACACGGAACAGCACCATCTATCATGGATTATGCTCGCTTTAACTATATCGCTCAGCCTGGTGACGGAGTTACTAATTTCTATCCAGCTGTTGGCGAATATGACAAGTGGAATGCAAAATGGGGTTACACTTGGTTCCCTGATGACATGAGTGATGAAGAAATTAAAGCTACTCTTAATGAGTGGACTGTAGAAAGGGCAGATGATCCTTTGTACTTCTACGGCCGTCAAACCGGTAGCAAAATTGACCCACGTTCTCAGAACGAAGACCTTACCAATAATGCCATGGAAGCAGGCGAACTTGGCTTGGCTAACCTTCAGGTAATAACTGAAAACCTGATTGACTGGACCGAAAGAGAAGGTGCTAATTATGAAGAATTAGACGAGCTATATGGTAACATCATTGGTCAGTGGAGAAGGTACATGGGACATGTGTTGTCTAATGTTGGTGGTATCTATGAAAACCACAAAACGTATGAGCAGGATGGCGTTGTTTATGAAGCTGTTCCTGAAGCAACCCAGCGTGACGCGATGGAGTTTTTACAGCAGCATGCATTCAGTACACCAACATGGGCTTTCAGTGATGAAATCCTTGATCGTGTAAATCAGGCATCAGCTGTTGATGATTTCCGAGGTGCTCAAGCCGGTGTTCTTTCCGCTCTTGTTGATGGAAGACGAGTTGCAAAACTGATTGAGTTCGAGCGACGTTCAGATGACGATACGTACACTGCTTTCGAAATGATGGATGACGTACGTAACGGTATTTTCAGCGAAGTAAGAGCTAATGAAAATATTGATGTACATCGCCGAGCTCTACAGCGTGCATACGTTGAAGAGATGGAAGGCCTGATGACTCAGGAAATCCAAGGAAACTGGTGGTCAGGACCATCTGTTGATGTAAGTCAGTCTGACATTCGCCCAATCGTGCGAAATCAACTAAACATTTTAAATCGTGATATTGCCAGCGCTCTAAGAAGTGGTGGATTTGACCGAGCCACAAGAACGCACCTTGAAGATCTCCAAGCGAGAGTTCAGGATGTACTTGACGGTGACGATTAATTAAAAGAGTATAGTTCTTCAAAGCCCCACACATAATTTATGTGTGGGGCTTTTTTTATAGCTATGGTTTTGCCCCTAAGCTTTCGTTTTAGCATCTTAAGTAAGCCTGGTTAACCAAGTACTTAATTATGGAATCACTGATTGAATTTTTTGAAAATGTACCTACTTCATTCCGGGCAGGAATGTTGATTGGTGGAATTTTCCTTTTTTGGATTATCGAGGGAGTATTCCCTTTGTTTGAATTTGGGTACAAGAAAGTCCGACATGCTGCTATCAACTTAGTGTTAAACGGCTTTTTTGTAGTGATTGGATTGGGTTTTGCCGGTCTATTGGTGTGGTCATCGAATTATGTGACGGCCAATGAGTTTGGGGTTTTGCAGTGGGTTGAAATGCCGATATGGGTCCAAGCTATTGTTGGGGTGATGCTGCTCGACTTCTTTGGTGCTTACTTGATTCATTGGATAGAGCACAAAGTCATATTTATGTGGAAATTCCATCTCGTACATCATAGCGATACAACGGTAGATGTGACTACAGGACTCCGCCACCATCCCGGAGAAGCTGTATTTCGAATGGTATTTACCATCATAGGGGTGATTGTAGTTGGAGCTCCCATCTGGATTGTGTTCTTATACCAAAGCATTTCTGCGCTATTCGCTCACCTTACACACGCGAATATAAACATGCCAAGAAAGATAGATCGGGCTTTGTCGTGGATTTTCATCACGCCATTGATGCATAAAGTTCATCATCACTACACCCAGCCTTATACAGATACCAATTATGGTAATATTTTTGCTGTCTGGGATCGTGCTTTTGGAACCTTTGCCCAAGTTGATGAAATGACCGAGCTCAAATATGGCATCGATACTCACATGGATCCCGCCGAAAATGATAATCTGGGGAACTTGCTTAAAATTCCATTTCAGTCGTATCGCCCGCCAGTAGGTTCAAAGTTTGGGGATGAGGAAGTAGAAATTTCTAAAGAGAAATAAACTAGCTTTTTCGAGGGTTGATATAGCTTAATATCAACCCAACCATAACTACCATAATGGTACCCACCGGATTCAACCATAAAAACTCGATGGCTTTGGTATAACCATCCGGCACTTCACTCCATGGGAATATGAAAGAGTAGTCGGCAGTAGTGGCATTATAGAAAAGACGATCGAAGGTGAACACGGAAGCCATTCCTGAAATAAGCCCAATTAAAGCTCCGGTTCCGGTTGCTCGTTTTACCCAAAGCAGTAATACAAACACACCCAGAATAGATCCATAGAAATAGCTGCCAATCTGGTTAATGAGCTCAATAATAGATTTAGTTTCCCCAAGCAGTAAAGCCGAAACCGTGGCTATAGCGCCCCACATAAATGTGACACCTCTCGAAGACTTCACATAGTGCATTTCTTCATACGTATCGCCTTTGAGCCGTCGATACCAATCTACAATGGAAACCGTGGTTAAGGCATTGAGCTCACTGTCTATACTACTGAGTGCAGCTGCAAAAATCCCACCTACAATCAACCCAATAATACCAATAGGGACATGATTGAGGATGAAATAGGGGAAGATATAATTGGTGTCGTTGACATCTGCCTGCTGGATTTCAGCTTGTAAAGCCAGATCAGCCTGACGAGCTTCATTCATTTCGCGATCGGCATTTATAAAGGCTTGCTGATTTTCCTTGCTCCTGTTTTGAACCGCAGCTAAGGCCGCATCTTCACGTGCGATATGGGCGAGGTCATATTGCTTCAAAATCCGTTCTTCGGCAATACGAAATTCTTGTTGTTCAGCTACAGGTTCTGTTGCACGAAAAGAAGCCGGTGCGGGATTAAAGATGAAGAACACATATAACATCACCCCAAGTAAGAGAATAAAGAACTGCATAGGTACTTTAGCATAAGCCGTAAGCAGTAGTGACTTTCGTGCGTTTTTGACTGAATCGGTTGTCAGATATCGTTGCACCTGAGTCTGGTCGGTTCCGAAATAGGAAACCATCAGGAAGAAGGCGGCAATCACTCCACTCCAGACATTATATTTTTCGGATAAATCGAAATTCAGGTCAAGGGCGGTAAGCTTATCGAGGCTTCCGGCTAAGTAAAGAGCATCTCCGAAATCAACGTTTTCGGGCAGATTCATCCAGACCAGGCCGAAGCAAAATATGAGCCCAAACATCATCACAGCCATCTGCTTTACATCCGTATTGATTACACCCGCAATACCGCCAACAGTAGTATATCCGGTGGCAATAATGCCAATAATGATAATGGTCACATTAAGCGGAAGACCAAGCAAAAGGGCCAATACATAGGAGGGAGCGGCAATCACAACACCTAGAGCAAGTCCGCGTGAAATTAGAAAAAGACCGGAAGTGGTTAATCGTGTTTTGAGGCCAAATCGTTCTTCCAAAACCTCGTAGGCCGTAAAATTCTGCATCTTATTGAAGAAGGGAACTAGAAACATACAGATGAAAATCATGGCAAAAGGAATGGCGAGATAGGTCTGCACGAAGCGCATATCTTCCACATAGGCAATTCCCGTGGTTCCAATAAACGTGATTGCAGAGGCTTGAGTAGCCATTACTGAAAGTCCCGCTGCCCACCAAGGCATGGAGCGATTAGCTAATAAATAGCCTTCAATGGTGGATGCATCTTTACCCTGACGGGTTCCATCCCATACCGTATATCCTAAAAAAATGATTAATACCGACCAGTCAATCCAGCTCATTTATGGGGTATTGAATGTGGAGGTGAAGATCAGAAAAAGAAGAATGTAAATAACACCAAGTATGGCAACGACCGTATAATCGCCAAGCCATTTAGGAGTTAATTTTTGGTCGGTTGTTTTTTCATCCATGGCAGATAATAGGAATTGTAAGGTAGTTTTAAAAGTGAGAGATAAAGTAGGATAATTGAAATCCCAGTCATCATCAAAATCCTTAAAATCATGGTTCACATTGCGTTTTTGAAACTTGATTTTGGGATTGATGGATTTACAAGATTATTGGGTTTGCCATCATACAGAACTTTACCCTCTTAAATCATCAATTATTCTAAAACTCTCTTTCCCGTAATTGAATAGCAAATCAAGCGTACTGCAACCGGGGACAAAACCGGAAACGGCTTGCCGGTATTCGGGATGATCATCTAATGCGGGGATAGCTAAATCTGTTTGTCGCTGATAATTCTTTGATTCGTGCTCTAAGTACAGCGTATCGGCACCGATGTTTTGGACGAATTGATCCGGGAAAGTATCGTATTCCGGAATATCACTGGCCATTTTGGGGTGAAGGTCAATTTCCAGGTAGGTCATCATGCGGTTAAAAAAATAGATATCAAAGTCGATGAGCTTGGTGAAATGGGCTCCGGTTTCAAAGTCTGTTCGAAGTTCATCCTCAAATAAGTCGAAGTAGGTGGCGCTTTTGTAGTTGTGATAGATGGCATTCCACAGAGGTTCAAACCAGTCACGAGTCTGATCTATACGCACATCTTTGATAGGCTTTTGCTTGTCTTCGGTCTTGATAGGGAGATTAATCCATTGCAATCCATTATGCCCTCGAATTTGAGCACGGTGCGAACGTCCTTTACGAGACCACTTTTCTACATCCTCCCAAACAATGAGATCCGCCTTAAGCATAGCTGAGAGGTCGTAAAGATTGGGAGCAAATTGAGGTTGGAGCAGAGCTAATTGCAATGTTAAATTTTTAAATTTTGAATGTTGAATGGAAACTTAGCCAATTCAACATTCAAAATTTAGCACTTAAAATTTGTTATCTTTAAGGGATTAGAAAAATGAACTATCAATTACTACAAAAAAGAGAAATTAAATGAGCGTTCGCGTACGATTTGCGCCTTCACCAACCGGATTTTTACACATTGGCGGATTGAGAACCGCACTTTATAATTATTTATTTGCCCGCCATAACGACGGTAAATTTATATTGAGAATTGAGGATACCGATCAGTCCCGATATGTAGAGGGAGCCGAACAGGATATTATTGATTCTTTGGAATGGACCGGGATGGAAATTGATGAAGGTCCTGGCAAAGGCGGAGATTTTGGTCCTTACCGACAGAGCGAGCGAAAGGATATCTATCACAAGTATGCGGAGCAGCTGGTTGAAGCCGGTCATGCCTATTACGCTTTTGACACAGTTGAGGAAATTGATGAGATGCGTGAGCGTTTGGAGAAGTCCGGAAATCCATCTCCTAAATATGATGCGATTACGCGTCAGTCTATGAAGAATAGCCTGACTCTTCCTCAAGATGAAGTTGAGAAGAAATTAGAAAATGGTGACGAGTACGTAGTTCGCCTGAAAGTACCGCGTAAAGAGAATGTCCGGTTTGAAGATGAGATTAGGGGCAGCGTTTCTTTCGATACCGAAGGATTAGACGATCAGGTTTTGCTAAAATCCGACGGAATGCCAACATATCATTTGGCAAATGTTGTTGATGACCACACCATGGAAATCACCCACGTTATTCGCGGTGAGGAATGGTTGAGCAGTACACCCAAGCATATCTTACTCTATAATGCTTTTGGATGGGAGCCGCCAAAAATGGCTCATTTGCCGTTGATTATGTCTCCAAGTGGCGGAAAACTTTCCAAGCGTAAAGCTGAAAGTGAAGGGATTCCGGTAAACACCAAAGATTACATAAAAGGAAATTATGAGCCGGATGCTCTTGTGAACTTCCTGGCTTACTTGGGATGGAGTCCCGGTGATGATTCTGAAATTCATGATCTGAAAGAACTTTGTGAGTTATTTACACTCGACCGTGTGAGTAAAGGTGGAGCAGTCTTCAACTACAAAAAACTGATGTGGTATAATGAAAATTATATCCGTGAGCATTCAGTAGAAGAGCTTAAGCCAAGAGTGAAAGCTTTATTTGAAGAGTCAGAATTTAAGATTCCAAATGAAGAGTTTTTAAGTGATGTTATTGAGCTTCTACATGAGCGTGTATCCAGAATTGAGGAATTTGTAAGCATGGGTGCTTTCTTTTTTGAAGCGCCGCAAGAATATGATGAAAAAGCCCTCAAAAAATGGAAAGAGGACAGTCCAGTTATCCTAAAAGCATATCGGGATAAAATTGAGCAGCTATCTGATGGTGACTTCGAAGCTGTTACCTTGAAAGACAAAATCAAAGAGACGATTGAAGAACATAATGTCGGTTTTGGAAAACTGATGATGCCGCTACGAGTTGCTGTGAGTGGACAGGGCTTTGGTCCGGACCTAACCCCGGCGCTGGAACTTATCGGTAAAGAGG comes from Balneola sp. and encodes:
- the scpB gene encoding SMC-Scp complex subunit ScpB; protein product: MKNDYEFIDGSRLSSVIEALIFASEEPITGSKIRDIIVENEEQIEITEETVSDFVDKLNERYDENGFSFRIQAMGGGYTFVTQKKYHYWLSIFQHENAYRKLSQSAIESLAIVAYRQPITKPEVDQIRGVDSGYILRQLMEKALIEVSGRADSPGKPLLYRTTKHFLRHFGINSVSELPKPREIDEILKDDDMAEHRQLLMERQLMIDEMEEEEDDVTPEEMADELISEYEEKKTAKENDQEEEVEEELDQPKNENHEGETNEEE
- a CDS encoding pseudouridine synthase, which gives rise to MSKKGRRKKNKADDKKAATVDQNYSKEEEIRLNKFIAHAGFCSRRDADDYISAGKVQVNGEVTTELGTKVRRKDTVVVDGQNLSLEPFVYLLLNKGENVITTTDDEKDRTTVMDIIEDATGSRVYPVGRLDRNTTGLLVLTNDGDLAHRLMHPSYSIRKTYHVKTEKPLTEKQLGEYLKGVELEDGIAKANHVKQFVDMPEMFEISVFEGRNRLIRRMVEFHGTEVTKLKRVEYAGLTLKNVSMGRWRYLRQNEINALRKHVKLETLDFNKER
- a CDS encoding alpha/beta hydrolase produces the protein MEISSISISSGQVKSTEGLPIRYDLYSPISRNGLSFPVIIFLHGFKGFKDWGPFPDICEEMARAGFGVVAMNFSLNGIGDEKTEFTEMELFERETLSQDLEDVGTVIEALQKGEISDSHSSLNTDKIGLIGHSRGGQTAIAAAVEYTPVQCIATWSAVADYRDRWSDSMKKDWEEQGYTEIENSRTGQKMKLGKVVYDDATENAERVIAMERVGELRIPTLFIHGRDDETVPYTDSEKLHIACDARDKELRLVANGTHTYGGAHPFESQDFPKPLAEVLEWTEGWFVEYLR
- a CDS encoding zinc-dependent metalloprotease, which encodes MNYGKVTINRLAVLLLSFTFVIAGCKTAEKAASSSEGPSRGMRGGGPSGDGEMKKYSDVITKDAETDEGLFDVHKVEDKYYYEIPDALLGQEMLLVTRVAKTADNLGYGGEKLNTQIVRWEKKQDKILLRHISYENVASETKPIYEAVRNSNFEPIIASFDIEALNQDSTGSVVEITSMFTDDIPSLGLDSGDRRQYQVRRVDGSRTFIEHINSYPENIEARNILTYDAGNPPSNSSTGTISIELNHSMIVLPEEEMRPRDYDQRVGFFSVSKTEYTDEAQKAKQIQHVTRWKLVPKDKEAYMAWMNGESDELVEPENPIIYYVDPATPEKWRKYLLQGVDDWQVAFEAAGFKNAIMGKLPPTKEEDPEFSPEDVRYSVIRYFASPVQNAYGPHVHDPRTGQILESDIGWYHNVMNLLRNWFFIQTAAANPDARGVEFDDEIMGELIRFVSAHEVGHTLGFPHNFGSSYAFTVEQLRDPEFTSTHGTAPSIMDYARFNYIAQPGDGVTNFYPAVGEYDKWNAKWGYTWFPDDMSDEEIKATLNEWTVERADDPLYFYGRQTGSKIDPRSQNEDLTNNAMEAGELGLANLQVITENLIDWTEREGANYEELDELYGNIIGQWRRYMGHVLSNVGGIYENHKTYEQDGVVYEAVPEATQRDAMEFLQQHAFSTPTWAFSDEILDRVNQASAVDDFRGAQAGVLSALVDGRRVAKLIEFERRSDDDTYTAFEMMDDVRNGIFSEVRANENIDVHRRALQRAYVEEMEGLMTQEIQGNWWSGPSVDVSQSDIRPIVRNQLNILNRDIASALRSGGFDRATRTHLEDLQARVQDVLDGDD
- a CDS encoding sterol desaturase, whose translation is MESLIEFFENVPTSFRAGMLIGGIFLFWIIEGVFPLFEFGYKKVRHAAINLVLNGFFVVIGLGFAGLLVWSSNYVTANEFGVLQWVEMPIWVQAIVGVMLLDFFGAYLIHWIEHKVIFMWKFHLVHHSDTTVDVTTGLRHHPGEAVFRMVFTIIGVIVVGAPIWIVFLYQSISALFAHLTHANINMPRKIDRALSWIFITPLMHKVHHHYTQPYTDTNYGNIFAVWDRAFGTFAQVDEMTELKYGIDTHMDPAENDNLGNLLKIPFQSYRPPVGSKFGDEEVEISKEK
- a CDS encoding sodium-coupled permease — protein: MSWIDWSVLIIFLGYTVWDGTRQGKDASTIEGYLLANRSMPWWAAGLSVMATQASAITFIGTTGIAYVEDMRFVQTYLAIPFAMIFICMFLVPFFNKMQNFTAYEVLEERFGLKTRLTTSGLFLISRGLALGVVIAAPSYVLALLLGLPLNVTIIIIGIIATGYTTVGGIAGVINTDVKQMAVMMFGLIFCFGLVWMNLPENVDFGDALYLAGSLDKLTALDLNFDLSEKYNVWSGVIAAFFLMVSYFGTDQTQVQRYLTTDSVKNARKSLLLTAYAKVPMQFFILLLGVMLYVFFIFNPAPASFRATEPVAEQQEFRIAEERILKQYDLAHIAREDAALAAVQNRSKENQQAFINADREMNEARQADLALQAEIQQADVNDTNYIFPYFILNHVPIGIIGLIVGGIFAAALSSIDSELNALTTVSIVDWYRRLKGDTYEEMHYVKSSRGVTFMWGAIATVSALLLGETKSIIELINQIGSYFYGSILGVFVLLLWVKRATGTGALIGLISGMASVFTFDRLFYNATTADYSFIFPWSEVPDGYTKAIEFLWLNPVGTIMVVMVGLILSYINPRKS
- a CDS encoding glutamate--tRNA ligase; its protein translation is MSVRVRFAPSPTGFLHIGGLRTALYNYLFARHNDGKFILRIEDTDQSRYVEGAEQDIIDSLEWTGMEIDEGPGKGGDFGPYRQSERKDIYHKYAEQLVEAGHAYYAFDTVEEIDEMRERLEKSGNPSPKYDAITRQSMKNSLTLPQDEVEKKLENGDEYVVRLKVPRKENVRFEDEIRGSVSFDTEGLDDQVLLKSDGMPTYHLANVVDDHTMEITHVIRGEEWLSSTPKHILLYNAFGWEPPKMAHLPLIMSPSGGKLSKRKAESEGIPVNTKDYIKGNYEPDALVNFLAYLGWSPGDDSEIHDLKELCELFTLDRVSKGGAVFNYKKLMWYNENYIREHSVEELKPRVKALFEESEFKIPNEEFLSDVIELLHERVSRIEEFVSMGAFFFEAPQEYDEKALKKWKEDSPVILKAYRDKIEQLSDGDFEAVTLKDKIKETIEEHNVGFGKLMMPLRVAVSGQGFGPDLTPALELIGKEEVLDRIDTAIEKL